A window of the Malaclemys terrapin pileata isolate rMalTer1 chromosome 6, rMalTer1.hap1, whole genome shotgun sequence genome harbors these coding sequences:
- the LOC128839805 gene encoding uncharacterized protein LOC128839805 encodes MLADGEDEEGEEVDEAVDSTHNADFPDSQDLFITLTEIPYQPSPAVTPDTESGEGSATPSATVSQPSLASHSQRLARIRHRKKRTREDMFSELMACSRAQAAQQTQWRENLSQMQQANMDREERWWQEDQQATQTLLGLLREQTDTLRRLVDVLQERRQEDRAPLQSISNRPPPPPSPIPPSPKVHRRRGGRVHANSHSTPAESSSSRRLSFPKI; translated from the exons atgttagcggacggggaagatgaggaaggagaagaggtggacgaggcagtcgacagcactcacaacgctgatttccccgacagccaggatctcttcatcacccttacagagatcccctaccaaccgtccccagccgttaccccggacacagaatctggggaaggatcagcca ccccatctgcgactgtctcacaacctagcctggcatcacactcccagaggctagcgaggattaggcataggaagaagaggacacgggaggacatgttctcagagcttatggcctgctcccgagcccaggcagcacagcagacccagtggcgggagaacttgtcccaaatgcagcaagcaaacatggatcgggaggagaggtggtggcaggaagaccagcaggcgactcaaaccctgcttggactactgagggagcaaacggacacgctccggcgccttgtggatgttctgcaggaacggaggcaggaggacagagccccactgcagtccatctctaaccgccctcccccgccaccaagtcccatacccccctcacccaaagtgcacagaaggagaggcggcagagtccacgcaaactctcactccacccctgcagagagctctagtagcagaaggctctcattccccaaaatttga